Proteins from a genomic interval of Quercus robur chromosome 9, dhQueRobu3.1, whole genome shotgun sequence:
- the LOC126699200 gene encoding uncharacterized calcium-binding protein At1g02270 isoform X1 produces the protein MCVYIGERREMRKDCRRVSKMKGRISKIGSYAISSSIRDQQQHQQPCITCTTFNILAPIYKRLNREDPSCRESDYRAYWLARNRSILDSLIYERSSIICLQEFWVGNEELVNLYEKRLGDAGYVNFKLGRTNNRGDGLLTAVRKDHFKVLNYREFPFNDFGDRVAQLLHVEIAAPFSQCRTNDIRQEILIVNTHLLFPHDSSLCIVRLHQVYKILQYVESYQKENDLNPMPIILCGDWNGSKRGHVYKFLRSQGFVSSYDTAHQYADADAQKWVSHRNHRGNICGVDFIWLLNPNRYRKLLKTSWSEAVFAMFKYLLRRASLTENDAFAFLKADNHGDYINYSGFCEALRQFNLIGHCNGLSVEESKELWDQADKDGNGVVDLTEFQQRIWNSSGSEQREEISHEARGIQEQTIGFSIKNAVLFPPEVEKGTWPEDYSLSDHARLTVVFSPIRMPCSQSLS, from the exons atgtgtgtgtatattggTGAGAGAAGAGAAATGAGGAAGGATTGTAGGAGGGTCAGTAAAATGAAGGGACGGATTTCAAAGATAGGGAGCTATGcaatttcttcttctattaGAGACCAACAGCAACACCAACAGCCTTGTATTACTTGCACCACTTTCAACATCCTTGCCCCAATCTACAAGCGCCTCAACCGTGAG GATCCTAGTTGCCGTGAAAGCGATTACAGAGCGTATTGGTTGGCCAGGAATCGTAGCATATTGGATTCATTGATATATGAGAGATCTTCTATCATTTGTCTTCAG GAATTCTGGGTTGGAAATGAGGAGCTTGTTAATTTGTATGAGAAGAGACTTGGTGATGCCGGATATGTTAATTTCAAGCTTGGACGGACGAACAACCGCGGTGATG GTCTGCTGACTGCAGTGCGTAAGGATCATTTTAAAGTTCTTAACTATCGCGAGTTTCCTTTCAATGATTTTGGAGACCGTGTGGCTCAGTTGTTACATGTTGAAATAGCTGCCCCATTCTCACAATGTCGAACCAATGATATCCGGCAAGAAATTCTCATTGTGAATACCCACTTGTTATTTCCTCATGATTCAAGTCTGTGTATTGTACGATTGCACCAG GTCTACAAAATACTGCAATACGTGGAATCTTATCAGAAAGAGAATGATCTTAATCCCATGCCAATCATACTCTGTGG TGACTGGAATGGAAGCAAACGTGGACATGTTTACAAGTTCCTTCGATCCCAGGGATTTGTGTCATCATATGATACTGCTCATCAATATGCTGATGCAGATGCACAAAAG TGGGTTAGCCACCGAAATCATCGGGGGAACATATGTGGAGTTGATTTCATATGGCTTCTTAATCCAAACAGATATCGGAAACTACTAAAAACAAGTTGGAGTGAAGCAGTATTTGCCATGTTCAAG TATCTACTACGGAGAGCATCACTGACAGAAAATGATGCATTTGCCTTTCTGAAGGCTGACAACCATGGTGATTACATTAACTACTCAGGTTTCTGTGAAGCACTTAGACAG TTTAATTTAATTGGCCATTGCAATGGGCTTAGTGTTGAGGAGTCAAAGGAATTGTGGGATCAAGCAGACAAAGATGGAAATGGTGTTGTTGATTTAACAGAATTTCAG CAGCGAATTTGGAATTCTTCAGGGTCAGAGCAAAGAGAGGAAATTAGCCATGAGGCAAGGGGAATTCAGGAGCAAACCATTGGCTTCAGTATAAAAAATGCAGTTCTCTTCCCTCCTGAAGTGGAGAAAGGAACGTGGCCTGAAGACTACTCGCTTTCTGATCATGCACGACTGACTGTAGTTTTCTCACCAATAAGGATGCCATGCTCTCAGTCGTTATCCTGA
- the LOC126699200 gene encoding uncharacterized calcium-binding protein At1g02270 isoform X2 — MCVYIGERREMRKDCRRVSKMKGRISKIGSYAISSSIRDQQQHQQPCITCTTFNILAPIYKRLNREDPSCRESDYRAYWLARNRSILDSLIYERSSIICLQEFWVGNEELVNLYEKRLGDAGYVNFKLGRTNNRGDGLLTAVRKDHFKVLNYREFPFNDFGDRVAQLLHVEIAAPFSQCRTNDIRQEILIVNTHLLFPHDSSLCIVRLHQVYKILQYVESYQKENDLNPMPIILCGDWNGSKRGHVYKFLRSQGFVSSYDTAHQYADADAQKWVSHRNHRGNICGVDFIWLLNPNRYRKLLKTSWSEAVFAMFKYLLRRASLTENDAFAFLKADNHGDYINYSGFCEALRQFNLIGHCNGLSVEESKELWDQADKDGNGVVDLTEFQRIWNSSGSEQREEISHEARGIQEQTIGFSIKNAVLFPPEVEKGTWPEDYSLSDHARLTVVFSPIRMPCSQSLS; from the exons atgtgtgtgtatattggTGAGAGAAGAGAAATGAGGAAGGATTGTAGGAGGGTCAGTAAAATGAAGGGACGGATTTCAAAGATAGGGAGCTATGcaatttcttcttctattaGAGACCAACAGCAACACCAACAGCCTTGTATTACTTGCACCACTTTCAACATCCTTGCCCCAATCTACAAGCGCCTCAACCGTGAG GATCCTAGTTGCCGTGAAAGCGATTACAGAGCGTATTGGTTGGCCAGGAATCGTAGCATATTGGATTCATTGATATATGAGAGATCTTCTATCATTTGTCTTCAG GAATTCTGGGTTGGAAATGAGGAGCTTGTTAATTTGTATGAGAAGAGACTTGGTGATGCCGGATATGTTAATTTCAAGCTTGGACGGACGAACAACCGCGGTGATG GTCTGCTGACTGCAGTGCGTAAGGATCATTTTAAAGTTCTTAACTATCGCGAGTTTCCTTTCAATGATTTTGGAGACCGTGTGGCTCAGTTGTTACATGTTGAAATAGCTGCCCCATTCTCACAATGTCGAACCAATGATATCCGGCAAGAAATTCTCATTGTGAATACCCACTTGTTATTTCCTCATGATTCAAGTCTGTGTATTGTACGATTGCACCAG GTCTACAAAATACTGCAATACGTGGAATCTTATCAGAAAGAGAATGATCTTAATCCCATGCCAATCATACTCTGTGG TGACTGGAATGGAAGCAAACGTGGACATGTTTACAAGTTCCTTCGATCCCAGGGATTTGTGTCATCATATGATACTGCTCATCAATATGCTGATGCAGATGCACAAAAG TGGGTTAGCCACCGAAATCATCGGGGGAACATATGTGGAGTTGATTTCATATGGCTTCTTAATCCAAACAGATATCGGAAACTACTAAAAACAAGTTGGAGTGAAGCAGTATTTGCCATGTTCAAG TATCTACTACGGAGAGCATCACTGACAGAAAATGATGCATTTGCCTTTCTGAAGGCTGACAACCATGGTGATTACATTAACTACTCAGGTTTCTGTGAAGCACTTAGACAG TTTAATTTAATTGGCCATTGCAATGGGCTTAGTGTTGAGGAGTCAAAGGAATTGTGGGATCAAGCAGACAAAGATGGAAATGGTGTTGTTGATTTAACAGAATTTCAG CGAATTTGGAATTCTTCAGGGTCAGAGCAAAGAGAGGAAATTAGCCATGAGGCAAGGGGAATTCAGGAGCAAACCATTGGCTTCAGTATAAAAAATGCAGTTCTCTTCCCTCCTGAAGTGGAGAAAGGAACGTGGCCTGAAGACTACTCGCTTTCTGATCATGCACGACTGACTGTAGTTTTCTCACCAATAAGGATGCCATGCTCTCAGTCGTTATCCTGA